From a single Neosynechococcus sphagnicola sy1 genomic region:
- a CDS encoding NfeD family protein has translation MTLTPAILWFFIGASLCLLELLFPTAYVAFVMGLSALAVGLIALVLPQISLQIGLWMAGATALIFLMPRWLPKSQGRVIQEETAGKTLTAIQPGQVGRVLYEGNSWQALCEDPKLAIAADQKVYVLRREGTTLIVLPEHLLHAEG, from the coding sequence ATGACCCTTACCCCAGCGATTCTGTGGTTTTTCATAGGTGCCAGCCTCTGTTTACTGGAACTCCTGTTCCCCACTGCCTATGTTGCCTTTGTGATGGGGCTGAGTGCGTTGGCTGTGGGGCTGATTGCCTTAGTGCTCCCTCAGATATCGCTCCAGATTGGGCTGTGGATGGCTGGAGCAACTGCTTTGATTTTTCTGATGCCGCGATGGTTGCCAAAATCCCAGGGCAGAGTGATCCAAGAAGAGACGGCGGGGAAGACCCTTACTGCTATCCAACCTGGACAGGTGGGTCGAGTGCTTTACGAAGGAAATTCCTGGCAGGCGCTCTGTGAAGATCCCAAGTTGGCGATCGCCGCTGATCAGAAGGTCTACGTCCTCCGGAGAGAGGGAACCACCCTGATTGTCTTGCCCGAACACTTGCTCCATGCTGAAGGGTGA
- a CDS encoding SPFH domain-containing protein, whose amino-acid sequence MVFAAFGFWRSVKVINQGDEALVQSWGRYKRTLSAGLNVVNPLTESVVYRETIREKVLDIPPQQCITRDNVSIAVDAVIYWRIVDMAKAFYKVENLRLAMVNLILTQVRAEMGKLELDETFTARSQINETLLQELDVSTDPWGVKVTRVELRDIVPSKAVQESMELQMSAERRKRAAILTSEGERESAVNSARGRAESQVLDAEARQKAAILDAEGQQKALILKAQAERQERVLKAQGTAEAMEIIANMLKADPSTREALQFLVAQSYIEMGQVVGSSDSSKVLFMDPRSLPATLEGMRSLVSDASKVED is encoded by the coding sequence GTGGTGTTTGCGGCGTTTGGCTTCTGGCGTTCTGTGAAAGTCATTAACCAGGGAGATGAAGCCTTGGTGCAAAGTTGGGGGCGTTACAAGCGGACGCTGAGTGCCGGTCTCAATGTCGTCAACCCCCTGACCGAAAGCGTAGTTTACCGGGAAACGATTCGCGAGAAAGTGCTGGATATTCCGCCCCAGCAGTGCATCACCCGCGATAACGTCTCGATCGCCGTCGATGCCGTGATCTACTGGCGAATTGTGGACATGGCGAAAGCCTTTTACAAAGTGGAAAATCTGCGACTGGCCATGGTCAACTTGATCCTTACCCAAGTTCGAGCTGAAATGGGCAAACTGGAATTGGATGAAACCTTCACCGCTCGTTCTCAAATTAATGAAACCCTGCTGCAAGAACTGGATGTGTCCACTGATCCCTGGGGCGTGAAGGTGACGCGGGTTGAACTGCGGGACATTGTGCCCTCCAAAGCGGTGCAGGAATCGATGGAACTCCAAATGTCAGCGGAACGGCGTAAGCGAGCGGCGATTTTGACCTCAGAAGGGGAACGGGAATCGGCGGTCAACTCGGCTCGTGGTAGGGCTGAGTCTCAGGTACTGGATGCGGAAGCTCGTCAAAAAGCGGCGATCCTGGATGCAGAAGGGCAACAAAAAGCCCTGATCCTCAAAGCGCAGGCGGAACGCCAAGAACGGGTACTGAAAGCTCAGGGAACGGCAGAAGCAATGGAAATTATTGCCAACATGTTGAAAGCAGATCCCAGCACCCGGGAAGCGTTACAGTTTCTGGTGGCTCAGAGCTACATTGAGATGGGACAAGTTGTGGGCAGTAGCGACAGCAGCAAAGTCCTATTCATGGACCCCCGGAGCCTTCCAGCGACCCTGGAAGGGATGCGATCCCTGGTCAGTGATGCCAGCAAAGTCGAGGACTGA
- a CDS encoding PetM family cytochrome b6-f complex subunit 7, whose translation MSPEFVNAAVLSFSLILVGLGMGFVLLKIQGGED comes from the coding sequence ATGAGCCCTGAATTTGTCAATGCTGCGGTTTTGTCTTTTAGCCTGATTCTCGTGGGCTTGGGAATGGGCTTTGTGCTGCTGAAGATTCAGGGTGGCGAAGATTGA
- a CDS encoding DUF2079 domain-containing protein — protein MGGFFKVLFPQRSRPMWCRRGEYPDVSYHRLGQHFTPALLLWLPIYALFPSPVTLTVIQVTLITAAGIVLYALARHYLQPPLASLITVSFYGANAVVGPTLANFHDSCQTPLFVFSLLLALEKRRWGWFTLMAVLIPLVREDAGIILFSIGFYLVVSRRYPRIGLLLCILSFAYMMVLTNLIMPLFSADISRRFMLERFGQYATGEEASTLDILRGMLSQPWRLVVELVTPFDRTARYLLGQWLPLAFVPAIAPASWLVAGFPLLKLLLGRGDSVLAINIRYALTVVPGLFYGAILWWSQHPRFWTPWFRRFWIGCIGLSLAFTLTSNPNRTLYFLVPDALDPWVYVSLPRQWQHVEQLRPLLSQIPPQASVAATTYLVPHLSSRREILRFPDLLQLRNDVGAVVSVDYIVADLWQMQQYEAAFKGDRQTLKSSIERIDQLTQTHAYGIIGCRDGVILLQRGVPSNPEALAAWLAFRQTVAPLLQKPI, from the coding sequence ATGGGCGGTTTTTTCAAAGTTCTCTTTCCTCAGCGCTCTCGACCAATGTGGTGCAGGCGGGGGGAGTATCCAGATGTCTCCTATCATCGGCTCGGGCAGCACTTTACCCCGGCGCTGCTACTTTGGTTGCCGATTTACGCCCTGTTTCCCTCACCTGTCACCTTGACGGTGATTCAGGTAACCCTGATTACGGCGGCGGGAATTGTCTTGTATGCCTTGGCTCGGCATTATTTGCAGCCTCCCCTGGCCAGTCTGATCACCGTCAGCTTTTATGGTGCCAATGCGGTCGTCGGCCCGACTCTGGCAAACTTCCATGACAGTTGCCAGACCCCCCTGTTTGTTTTTAGCCTGCTGTTGGCCCTCGAAAAACGGAGGTGGGGATGGTTCACCCTGATGGCAGTGCTGATTCCCCTGGTAAGGGAAGATGCTGGCATTATTCTCTTTAGTATTGGCTTTTATCTAGTGGTGAGTCGGCGCTATCCCCGGATTGGCTTGCTCCTCTGCATCCTCAGCTTTGCCTATATGATGGTGCTGACCAATTTGATTATGCCGCTGTTCTCCGCCGATATTTCCCGGCGGTTTATGCTGGAACGCTTTGGTCAATATGCCACCGGAGAGGAAGCCTCTACCCTCGATATTTTGCGGGGGATGCTGAGTCAACCCTGGCGGTTGGTGGTGGAGTTGGTGACCCCTTTTGACCGCACCGCCCGTTATTTGCTTGGGCAATGGCTTCCCTTAGCCTTTGTTCCAGCGATTGCGCCAGCCTCCTGGCTGGTGGCCGGGTTTCCCCTACTGAAACTGCTGTTGGGTCGAGGTGATTCGGTTCTAGCCATTAATATCCGCTATGCCCTGACGGTGGTTCCGGGCCTATTCTACGGCGCAATTCTTTGGTGGTCGCAGCATCCGCGATTTTGGACGCCCTGGTTTCGTCGTTTCTGGATAGGCTGCATTGGTTTGTCCCTGGCATTCACCCTAACTTCTAATCCCAATCGCACCCTCTATTTTCTGGTGCCCGATGCCCTCGACCCCTGGGTGTATGTTTCCCTGCCTCGGCAGTGGCAACATGTGGAACAGTTGCGCCCCTTGTTGAGCCAAATTCCTCCGCAGGCTAGCGTTGCCGCCACGACCTATCTGGTGCCCCATCTCTCCAGTCGGCGGGAGATTCTGCGGTTTCCCGATCTGCTGCAACTCCGTAATGATGTCGGAGCAGTGGTGAGTGTGGACTATATCGTGGCCGATCTCTGGCAAATGCAGCAGTATGAGGCAGCTTTTAAGGGCGATCGCCAAACCTTGAAATCCAGTATTGAGCGGATTGATCAACTGACCCAAACTCATGCCTATGGGATTATTGGCTGTCGGGACGGGGTGATCTTGCTACAACGAGGAGTGCCCTCCAATCCCGAAGCCCTCGCTGCATGGTTAGCCTTTCGCCAAACCGTGGCTCCGCTCCTGCAAAAACCGATCTAG
- a CDS encoding secondary thiamine-phosphate synthase enzyme YjbQ yields MTILYRIFEITTNAPMGIFDLTPQIRDWIATTAIRQGQALICSRHTTTALVINESEVRLCSDIQTFLQKLVPAAAPYLHNDLHLRTVLEDEPMNAHAHLMAMLLSTSEVVPIVDGKLALGTWQSVLLVELDGPRQRTVSVQLMGEPD; encoded by the coding sequence ATGACTATTCTGTATCGGATCTTTGAAATCACCACCAATGCCCCCATGGGAATCTTTGACCTCACCCCCCAGATTCGAGACTGGATAGCCACCACAGCGATCCGTCAGGGTCAGGCCCTCATCTGCTCTCGCCACACCACCACGGCGCTGGTGATCAATGAATCTGAAGTGCGGCTATGCAGCGATATTCAGACCTTCCTGCAAAAATTAGTCCCTGCGGCGGCTCCCTACTTGCACAATGATCTACATCTGCGAACGGTGCTGGAGGATGAACCCATGAATGCCCATGCCCACTTGATGGCAATGCTGCTGAGTACCAGTGAAGTCGTACCGATTGTTGACGGCAAGTTGGCGCTGGGAACCTGGCAGTCAGTCCTATTGGTGGAACTCGATGGCCCCCGCCAGCGCACCGTCTCAGTACAGTTAATGGGGGAGCCGGACTAG
- the rnc gene encoding ribonuclease III, with the protein MSTILNLPPFRDQSLYQRALTHSSYHNEHPEAGGDNERLEFLGDALLTFLSGEYLYQQFPQHSEGELTQLRAALVDERQLAVFAGALNLGASLRLGKGTDHPQSRTNPNLLSSGFEALMGAYFLDCGSDINPVREYITPFFQYFLADLAAPVPPTNYKGRLQEWAQNHFGQPPQYLLVDELGPDHAKQFVVRVQIADQAYELGQGRKKQEAEKDAARNTLAALGLI; encoded by the coding sequence ATGTCTACCATCTTGAATCTGCCCCCCTTTCGAGATCAATCCCTCTATCAACGGGCATTAACCCACAGCTCTTACCACAATGAACATCCCGAGGCGGGCGGCGACAATGAGCGCCTAGAATTTTTGGGTGATGCCCTCCTCACCTTTCTCAGCGGCGAATATTTATATCAACAGTTCCCCCAGCACTCCGAAGGGGAGCTAACCCAACTGCGGGCAGCCTTGGTGGATGAACGGCAACTTGCGGTCTTTGCCGGCGCTCTCAACCTCGGAGCCTCTCTCCGCTTGGGCAAGGGCACCGATCACCCCCAGAGTCGCACCAACCCCAATCTCCTCAGCAGTGGGTTTGAAGCCTTAATGGGTGCCTATTTCCTGGACTGTGGTTCTGATATCAATCCAGTACGGGAGTACATCACCCCATTTTTTCAATACTTTCTAGCCGACTTGGCTGCCCCAGTGCCGCCCACCAACTACAAAGGACGACTGCAAGAATGGGCACAGAACCATTTCGGGCAACCGCCCCAGTATCTGCTTGTGGATGAATTAGGGCCGGATCATGCCAAGCAATTTGTTGTGCGGGTGCAAATTGCCGATCAAGCCTATGAATTGGGGCAGGGACGGAAAAAACAGGAGGCGGAAAAGGATGCTGCCAGAAATACCCTAGCAGCCCTGGGACTGATCTAG
- the upp gene encoding uracil phosphoribosyltransferase — MPHASATACLLFPPDPLIQHWLAVARDQDTHYVLFRSAMSELGRWLTYEAMREWLPTLETTVQTPLAPCPAVVINPETPVAVIPILRAGLALLEGAQSLLPLASIYHIGMVRNEETLVASCYLNKLPERFAPETRVLICEPMLATGGTIMAVMAELTQRGADPALIRMITVVAAPPGTATAECCLSKLKYLHRRH, encoded by the coding sequence GTGCCCCATGCCTCCGCAACTGCGTGTTTACTGTTCCCCCCCGACCCCTTGATTCAGCACTGGCTGGCAGTGGCTCGTGACCAGGACACCCACTATGTACTGTTTCGCAGTGCCATGTCGGAACTGGGTCGGTGGTTGACCTACGAGGCGATGCGGGAGTGGTTACCCACCCTAGAAACCACAGTACAGACCCCTTTGGCTCCCTGTCCTGCTGTGGTTATCAACCCAGAAACCCCGGTGGCGGTGATCCCAATTTTGCGAGCAGGACTAGCCCTCTTAGAGGGAGCACAGAGCCTCTTGCCCCTGGCATCGATCTACCATATTGGCATGGTACGGAATGAGGAGACTCTGGTAGCCAGCTGCTACTTGAATAAACTCCCCGAACGATTTGCCCCGGAAACTCGGGTGTTGATTTGTGAACCAATGCTGGCAACGGGGGGCACAATTATGGCCGTGATGGCAGAACTCACCCAGCGGGGGGCCGATCCAGCCCTGATTCGGATGATTACCGTCGTTGCGGCTCCCCCGGGCACTGCAACAGCTGAGTGCTGCCTATCCAAGCTTAAATATCTACACCGCAGGCATTGA
- a CDS encoding DUF4349 domain-containing protein, which yields MRAATQVVKTQQGDILGLQSQTLPNDPVLPTVSLQIRVPAERLDATLAQLSQLGTVTNQRLTAEDVSDQLVDFDARLRNLRKTEETLLQIMERSGSVADVLKVAQELSNTRQAIEQTAAQLHRLNSQVAYSNITVVMEALLPLAPKQRSLAVQLQETWDRAVQSMGNLTIDLSKLGIWLIAYTPYWVILGLGIVWGRRTLRRRRMATTSPPIPPCPPTN from the coding sequence ATTCGGGCTGCCACCCAGGTTGTGAAAACCCAACAGGGGGATATTCTGGGGTTGCAAAGCCAAACTCTGCCCAATGATCCCGTGCTACCGACGGTTTCCCTGCAAATTCGCGTTCCTGCGGAACGCCTAGACGCAACCCTCGCCCAGTTAAGTCAATTAGGAACCGTGACCAATCAGCGTCTGACCGCCGAGGATGTCTCCGATCAACTGGTGGATTTTGATGCCCGCCTGCGCAATCTCCGCAAAACCGAGGAGACCCTGCTGCAAATTATGGAACGCTCCGGTTCCGTTGCTGATGTCCTCAAAGTTGCCCAAGAGCTGAGTAATACTCGGCAAGCCATTGAGCAAACCGCTGCCCAGTTGCACCGCCTCAACAGCCAGGTTGCCTACTCCAACATTACGGTGGTGATGGAAGCCTTATTACCCCTGGCTCCCAAACAGCGATCGCTGGCGGTGCAGTTACAGGAAACCTGGGATCGCGCGGTTCAATCCATGGGTAATCTCACCATCGATCTGAGTAAATTAGGGATTTGGTTGATAGCCTATACGCCCTATTGGGTGATCTTGGGTCTTGGGATTGTCTGGGGTCGTAGAACTCTGAGACGCCGCCGCATGGCAACCACCTCACCGCCGATTCCCCCCTGCCCACCAACCAACTAG
- a CDS encoding M3 family metallopeptidase, with product MTENPLLIGQGLPPFDALRSEDVEPGITTLLAELEAILTHLEATLTPTWTGLVEPLDRIRERLTWSWGMVSHLMGVKNSPELRTAFETVQPQVVQFLNRLSQSQPIYEAFKALRHSPTWGSLDQAQQRIVTSALQDAELSGVGLSGTSRERFNAIELALAELATQFSNHVLDATKAFSLTLTDPTEVEGLPPSLLSLAAQAARAAGVEGATAESGPWRITLDFPSFGPFMQHSTRRELRETLYRAFIRRAADGEFDNHLLIEQILRLRLEKANLLGFQSFAELSLARKMAPDVDAVAALLAELQATSFPAATQEFIDLQRFAAAQGAPEAAHLQHWDLSFWSERQREARFAFNAEELRPYFPLPQVLDGLFQLAQRLFGVTITAADGEAPVWHADVRYFQIATELGEKIAHFYLDPYSRPAEKRGGAWMDECLGRAKITHNGTSQTRLPVAYLVCNQSPPVDGQPSLMTFRDVETLFHEFGHGLQHMLTQVDYSAAAGINNVEWDAVELPSQFMENWCYDRATLLKMGRHYATGELLPTHYYEKLLAARNYMSGSAMLRQLYFSTLDLELHHRYQPGGSETVTAVRDRVARTTTILPPLPEDAFLCSFGHIFAGGYAAGYYSYKWAEVLSADAFAAFEEVGLDNEPAIAATGRRFRETVLSLGGSRHPMEVFKAFRGREPSTKALLRHSGLLQVA from the coding sequence ATGACAGAAAACCCGCTGCTGATTGGTCAAGGACTTCCCCCCTTTGATGCCCTACGTTCTGAAGATGTAGAACCGGGAATAACGACCTTGCTGGCAGAGTTGGAAGCCATCCTCACCCACTTGGAAGCCACTCTCACCCCTACTTGGACTGGACTGGTGGAACCCTTGGATCGGATTCGAGAGCGCCTGACCTGGAGCTGGGGCATGGTTAGTCACTTGATGGGCGTTAAGAACAGCCCGGAACTCCGGACTGCCTTCGAAACCGTTCAACCCCAAGTGGTGCAGTTCTTGAATCGGTTGAGCCAAAGCCAACCCATCTACGAAGCCTTCAAAGCCCTGCGGCACAGTCCTACTTGGGGGAGCCTGGATCAGGCCCAACAGCGAATTGTCACCTCAGCCCTGCAAGATGCTGAATTATCGGGGGTGGGACTCAGCGGCACGTCCAGGGAACGGTTTAATGCCATTGAGCTAGCCCTGGCCGAACTGGCAACGCAATTTTCCAATCATGTCCTGGATGCCACCAAAGCCTTTAGCCTCACCTTGACCGATCCGACGGAGGTGGAGGGTTTGCCCCCTAGTCTCCTAAGCTTGGCAGCCCAGGCAGCTCGTGCCGCTGGTGTAGAAGGAGCGACGGCTGAATCCGGCCCGTGGCGGATTACCCTGGATTTTCCTAGCTTTGGTCCCTTCATGCAGCACAGTACCCGCCGGGAACTGCGGGAAACTCTCTATCGTGCCTTCATTCGACGGGCGGCAGATGGGGAGTTCGATAATCATCTCCTGATTGAGCAAATTTTGCGCTTACGACTGGAAAAGGCCAACTTACTCGGGTTTCAGAGCTTTGCCGAACTGAGTCTGGCGCGGAAAATGGCTCCCGATGTTGATGCCGTTGCAGCCTTGCTGGCAGAGCTACAAGCCACTAGTTTTCCGGCGGCCACCCAGGAATTTATCGACCTACAAAGATTTGCAGCGGCTCAGGGAGCCCCTGAAGCCGCCCATCTCCAGCACTGGGATCTGAGTTTTTGGTCAGAACGACAGCGAGAGGCCCGTTTTGCCTTCAATGCTGAAGAACTGCGACCCTATTTCCCCCTGCCTCAGGTGCTTGATGGGTTATTCCAGTTGGCACAGCGTCTGTTCGGGGTGACGATTACCGCTGCCGATGGTGAGGCTCCCGTTTGGCATGCCGATGTCCGCTATTTCCAAATTGCCACTGAGTTGGGGGAAAAAATTGCTCACTTTTATCTCGACCCCTACAGTCGCCCTGCGGAAAAACGCGGCGGGGCTTGGATGGATGAGTGCCTGGGGCGAGCCAAGATTACCCACAACGGCACCTCCCAAACCCGTCTGCCCGTTGCTTACCTGGTGTGTAACCAAAGTCCCCCCGTGGATGGACAACCCAGCTTGATGACCTTCCGAGATGTCGAAACCCTGTTCCATGAATTTGGCCATGGCCTGCAACACATGCTCACCCAGGTGGACTACAGTGCGGCGGCGGGAATCAATAATGTCGAGTGGGATGCCGTCGAGTTGCCTAGCCAGTTCATGGAAAATTGGTGCTATGACCGGGCGACCCTGCTAAAAATGGGACGACATTACGCAACCGGAGAGCTATTACCAACCCACTATTACGAAAAACTGTTGGCCGCTCGCAACTACATGAGCGGCTCGGCGATGCTGAGACAGCTTTATTTTAGTACCTTAGATCTGGAGCTCCATCACCGCTATCAGCCCGGTGGGTCTGAAACCGTGACAGCAGTGCGCGATCGCGTCGCTCGCACCACCACAATTTTGCCCCCACTACCGGAAGATGCCTTTCTCTGCTCCTTTGGGCATATTTTTGCTGGCGGTTATGCCGCCGGATACTACAGTTACAAATGGGCTGAAGTTTTGAGTGCTGATGCCTTTGCGGCCTTTGAAGAAGTCGGCTTGGACAATGAACCAGCGATCGCCGCCACTGGACGCCGATTTCGAGAAACAGTGCTATCCCTGGGCGGTAGTCGCCATCCCATGGAGGTCTTCAAAGCCTTTCGAGGGCGAGAACCGAGCACAAAAGCGCTACTGCGCCACAGTGGGCTGCTCCAGGTTGCCTAA
- a CDS encoding DUF4079 domain-containing protein: MNLPSFLWLWKIAAWSMGLSLLSYGLLAATGLWMFYGRRSQRLRPDWLRPLHWSLGIGLVSLVLLLLTVGIVGTLGHYGTLGHSWHLAAGLGVVSLVLLSAGSATQILRSPWARPLHISTNVILAIGLILVTLTGWEVVQKYLP; the protein is encoded by the coding sequence TTGAATCTGCCTTCTTTTCTTTGGTTGTGGAAGATCGCTGCCTGGTCGATGGGACTGTCGCTCCTCAGCTACGGTTTGTTGGCGGCCACGGGTCTTTGGATGTTCTATGGCCGTCGCAGTCAACGGCTCCGCCCAGACTGGTTGCGTCCTCTCCATTGGAGTCTAGGCATTGGTTTAGTCAGTCTGGTGCTACTGTTATTGACCGTGGGCATTGTCGGCACCCTCGGCCACTACGGCACCCTCGGCCACTCTTGGCACTTGGCGGCGGGATTGGGAGTGGTCAGTTTAGTATTATTGTCTGCGGGCAGCGCCACCCAGATCTTGCGATCGCCCTGGGCTCGTCCCCTCCACATCAGTACCAATGTGATACTCGCCATCGGACTGATACTGGTGACCTTGACCGGGTGGGAGGTGGTACAGAAATACTTGCCGTAG
- a CDS encoding DUF1830 domain-containing protein — MAQVLDPLPSSDAGQLLCCYVNATNKIQVVRITNVVNWYFERVVFPGQRLVFEAAPDAQLEIHSGMMASSILSDTIPCDRLCMYDELNASLETEATFDGIPAGEQLPGANDPSLKPKTATVLTAID, encoded by the coding sequence ATGGCTCAAGTCCTTGACCCCCTCCCTTCCAGTGATGCTGGTCAGCTCCTCTGCTGCTATGTGAATGCCACCAACAAAATTCAAGTCGTTCGGATTACCAATGTTGTCAACTGGTACTTTGAGCGGGTGGTGTTTCCAGGGCAGCGACTGGTATTTGAAGCAGCCCCTGATGCTCAGTTAGAAATCCATTCAGGGATGATGGCAAGCTCTATTTTGTCTGATACGATACCCTGCGATCGCCTGTGTATGTACGATGAGTTGAACGCCTCTCTGGAAACCGAAGCCACCTTCGATGGCATACCAGCAGGAGAACAACTGCCTGGTGCCAATGATCCGTCTCTCAAACCTAAGACAGCAACTGTTTTAACCGCTATCGATTGA
- a CDS encoding photosystem II high light acclimation radical SAM protein, translating into MADPRILYIRLPCNPIFPIGVVYLADHVHKLFPSIEQRIFDLGTVPPLDFALALDACIDQFRPTLLVFSWRDIQIYAPVGGRGGNPLQYAFEFFYARNPLIRLRGALGGVRVTQAYYAELWRNLGLIRRGLRRAGRYSSQVRAIVGGGAVSVFYEQLGQKLPRGTIVSVGEGEALIEKLLRGEDFRDQRCYVAGEGSPRDRLIHEPPTPIEKTACNYDYIPQIWPEFEYYLQAQDFYVGVQTKRGCPHNCCYCIYTVIEGKQVRINPADEVVAEMRQLYDRGIRNFWFTDAQFIPARKYIDDAVELLQKVLAAGMTDIHWAAYIRADNLTPQLCDLMVKTGMNYFEIGITSGSQELVRKMRMGYNLRTVLENCRDLKAAGFNDLVSVNYSFNVIDERPETIRQTIAYHRALEAIFGADKVEPAIFFIGLQPHTHLEEYAFQQQILRPGYDPMSLMPWTAKKLLWNPEPMGSFFGEVCLQAWQQNPNDFGREVMAILEQRWGCADLESALTAAIPSSPPKPLVTAAR; encoded by the coding sequence ATGGCCGACCCGCGTATTCTTTACATCCGCCTTCCCTGCAACCCCATTTTTCCGATTGGGGTTGTGTACTTGGCCGATCATGTCCATAAGCTCTTCCCCAGCATTGAGCAACGCATCTTTGATTTAGGAACGGTTCCCCCCTTAGATTTTGCGCTGGCTTTGGATGCCTGCATCGATCAGTTTCGCCCCACCCTGTTGGTGTTTTCCTGGCGAGATATTCAAATCTACGCGCCGGTTGGGGGGCGGGGGGGCAATCCCCTGCAATATGCCTTTGAATTTTTCTATGCGCGGAATCCGCTGATCCGATTGCGAGGAGCCCTGGGGGGGGTGCGGGTTACCCAAGCCTATTATGCAGAGCTGTGGCGTAACCTGGGCTTAATTCGCCGGGGGCTGCGACGAGCGGGGCGGTATAGCTCCCAGGTGCGCGCCATCGTCGGGGGCGGTGCCGTTAGTGTCTTCTATGAGCAATTGGGGCAGAAACTCCCGCGGGGAACCATTGTCTCGGTGGGGGAGGGCGAGGCGTTGATCGAGAAGTTGTTGCGCGGAGAGGATTTTCGTGATCAACGCTGCTATGTTGCCGGAGAAGGTAGCCCCCGCGATCGCCTGATTCATGAACCCCCCACCCCGATTGAGAAGACGGCTTGTAATTACGATTACATCCCCCAGATCTGGCCGGAGTTTGAGTATTATTTGCAGGCACAGGATTTTTATGTCGGGGTACAGACCAAGCGGGGTTGTCCCCATAACTGCTGCTACTGCATCTACACCGTGATTGAGGGCAAGCAGGTACGGATTAATCCGGCGGATGAGGTGGTGGCTGAGATGCGCCAGCTCTATGACCGGGGGATTCGTAATTTCTGGTTTACCGATGCCCAATTTATTCCAGCTCGGAAATACATCGATGATGCTGTGGAACTGCTCCAGAAAGTCCTGGCTGCTGGGATGACGGATATCCACTGGGCTGCTTACATTCGAGCCGACAACCTGACGCCCCAGTTGTGCGACCTGATGGTCAAAACCGGGATGAACTATTTTGAGATTGGGATTACCAGTGGGTCTCAGGAACTAGTGCGAAAAATGCGCATGGGTTATAACCTCCGCACCGTACTCGAAAATTGTCGGGACTTAAAAGCGGCTGGATTCAATGATCTGGTGTCGGTGAATTATTCCTTTAATGTCATTGATGAACGTCCGGAAACAATTCGGCAGACGATTGCCTACCATCGAGCCTTAGAAGCGATTTTTGGGGCTGATAAGGTGGAGCCTGCCATTTTCTTTATTGGCCTTCAGCCCCACACTCACCTAGAGGAATATGCTTTTCAGCAGCAAATTTTGCGGCCCGGATATGACCCCATGAGTTTGATGCCTTGGACGGCGAAGAAATTGCTGTGGAACCCGGAACCCATGGGCTCCTTCTTTGGCGAGGTCTGCCTACAAGCTTGGCAACAGAATCCCAATGACTTCGGACGGGAGGTAATGGCTATTTTAGAACAGCGGTGGGGATGTGCTGATTTAGAATCAGCCTTAACGGCGGCAATCCCTTCCTCCCCACCCAAACCACTGGTCACGGCGGCTCGTTAG